One Patescibacteria group bacterium genomic region harbors:
- the recF gene encoding DNA replication and repair protein RecF (All proteins in this family for which functions are known are DNA-binding proteins that assist the filamentation of RecA onto DNA for the initiation of recombination or recombinational repair.) — translation MINNVKLTNFRSHQSLGISIDPRTTAIIGRNASGKTNILESIYYGFITKSFKATQASLINRDSDFSKINISYHIDKDYDIEYRIKKTLNSASRTITINKINKKPSEVLGIQPVVIFVPDDVRIITDGPQLRRNLLNSIIIQVSKPYLVALNKFQKVLNQRNKLLNGLKHGLSGNKDQLFIYNLQLAEPIEIIYQHRDMLIKFINSVIGQHYSAISGNKDNVRLEYLSTLPKNKEDILKSLEDSTNEDIRIGFSSRGPHKDEVSISLNGYKVRDSLSRGENRSLALSIKLSEIDYIKINNSNPPLLLLDDVLSELDHERQQHLLEHTKGQQTILTATDMADNISGYKIVNI, via the coding sequence ATGATAAATAATGTAAAACTAACCAATTTTAGATCACACCAATCCCTAGGTATAAGCATAGACCCAAGGACCACCGCGATAATAGGCCGCAATGCCAGCGGTAAAACAAACATTCTAGAATCTATATATTATGGATTTATAACTAAATCCTTCAAGGCTACCCAAGCCAGCCTCATTAACAGAGACAGCGACTTTAGCAAAATTAATATTAGCTATCATATCGATAAGGATTACGATATAGAGTACCGCATAAAAAAAACCCTCAACAGTGCTTCTAGAACAATTACCATAAATAAGATAAATAAAAAACCATCCGAGGTTCTGGGTATACAGCCAGTTGTTATATTTGTTCCAGATGATGTTAGGATAATAACCGATGGGCCACAGCTAAGGCGGAATCTCTTGAATAGCATAATTATACAGGTATCTAAACCCTACCTAGTAGCCCTTAATAAATTTCAAAAAGTGTTAAATCAGCGCAATAAACTCCTCAACGGCCTAAAACACGGCTTGTCTGGGAATAAAGACCAATTATTTATATACAATCTACAGCTAGCTGAGCCTATAGAAATAATATATCAACACAGGGACATGCTAATAAAATTTATCAACTCCGTTATTGGCCAACACTACTCCGCTATCAGTGGTAATAAAGATAATGTCAGGCTGGAATATTTAAGCACCTTACCCAAAAACAAAGAGGATATATTAAAATCACTAGAAGATAGCACCAATGAAGATATTAGGATCGGCTTTAGCTCTAGGGGCCCACACAAAGATGAAGTATCGATTAGTCTTAATGGCTATAAGGTGCGAGATTCTTTGTCACGCGGGGAAAACAGATCGTTGGCTCTGTCTATTAAGCTTAGCGAGATAGACTATATAAAGATCAATAATAGTAACCCTCCCCTGCTGCTATTAGACGATGTCCTAAGCGAACTTGACCATGAAAGGCAGCAACACCTGCTTGAGCACACAAAAGGCCAGCAGACGATACTTACGGCCACTGACATGGCCGATAATATTAGCGGCTATAAAATA
- the dnaN gene encoding DNA polymerase III subunit beta has protein sequence MKVAVRVKNLLKAVNICSRLVGSRSSLEVLGNILIETDKNVLKLSSTNLDLAITTKLGAKVEKEGRISIPARLLGELVGSISEDTLQLIADDSKMTIKGSSIHSRLNGVSATEFPTLPKLSSSKSISFNSETLKSSLEKVLASVSSDESRPVLAGIYFSVNDKQMVLAGTDSYRLSEVKIVVTNTDTISCIIPVKTVSELLRLISSEEASKVDIMIGESEICFIVGESQLISQLTEGKYPDYKKIIPEKTTTTIECDKDKLQEAVKISSVFARESSHGIALKVVKNELIIDAQTSDVGENTVNLDIKKSGQDTSININAKYITDILAVIQDKTVNIGFNGKLDPLLITPKSKDKKEIHIIMPLRS, from the coding sequence TTGAAAGTTGCCGTAAGAGTTAAGAATTTATTAAAAGCAGTTAATATTTGTTCTAGATTAGTAGGAAGCAGATCTAGCCTCGAAGTTCTTGGTAATATTTTAATAGAGACAGATAAAAATGTTCTAAAGCTAAGCTCCACTAATCTGGATCTAGCCATTACAACCAAATTAGGAGCCAAGGTAGAGAAAGAAGGTAGGATATCTATACCAGCTAGGCTGCTGGGCGAGCTGGTGGGCTCTATCTCGGAAGACACCCTGCAGCTCATAGCCGATGACAGCAAGATGACTATCAAGGGCAGCAGTATTCATAGCCGACTAAATGGCGTATCGGCCACCGAGTTCCCTACCCTACCCAAACTTTCTAGCAGTAAATCAATCAGCTTTAATTCTGAAACCCTAAAATCGAGCCTAGAAAAAGTACTAGCTAGCGTTAGTTCGGATGAGTCCAGGCCCGTTTTGGCAGGTATTTATTTTAGTGTCAATGATAAGCAGATGGTTTTGGCAGGTACTGACAGCTACAGGTTGTCCGAGGTAAAAATAGTAGTTACAAATACCGATACAATTAGCTGTATAATTCCGGTTAAAACGGTGTCGGAGTTACTAAGATTGATATCCTCAGAAGAAGCAAGCAAGGTAGATATAATGATCGGCGAATCTGAAATATGCTTTATCGTAGGTGAAAGCCAGCTAATATCACAGCTCACCGAAGGAAAATATCCTGATTACAAAAAAATAATACCTGAAAAAACTACCACCACCATAGAGTGCGATAAAGACAAACTACAGGAAGCAGTTAAGATAAGCTCTGTATTCGCCCGCGAGAGTTCTCATGGAATAGCCCTCAAGGTGGTTAAAAATGAACTAATAATAGATGCCCAAACCAGTGATGTAGGCGAAAATACTGTTAACTTAGATATTAAAAAGTCGGGCCAGGACACATCTATTAATATAAATGCCAAATACATAACTGATATATTAGCCGTGATCCAGGATAAAACAGTGAATATCGGCTTTAATGGTAAGCTCGATCCCCTACTAATTACTCCTAAATCTAAAGATAAAAAAGAAATACATATTATTATGCCACTGCGTAGCTAA
- the dnaA gene encoding chromosomal replication initiator protein DnaA, with the protein MENKLQAVWGSVLGELEIVLSQANFQTWLKGTELADIDNSKAVVYVPNIFTRQWIQDKYHNQIIEAIHKVEPGITTVEYTTKKVASVIPPSRDVNMVKLPTKKPSTPRYHSPSQSTIESYGEFRPNQKYKFNNFITGSSNKLAFSAAQLVSEKPGEMYNPLFLYGPAGVGKTHLLWAISNEIYERQPDCKILYCTSEDFINTFLTAIRRGEKFTDKYRRVDVLLIDDMQFIAGKEKTQEEFFHTFNALHQYNKQIVLCSDRPPKDIPTLEERLRSRFEWGMVADIQPPDFETRVAILMNKANSHEIELNMQVAEFIATHIDNNIRELEGALTKVIAHSRLHGEVIDLASAQDVLGMYLSKTQVKVNAKVVLQKTADYYEISYNDIVGIKRSREIVVPRQIAMFIMREELGMSFPRIAKSLGGKDHTTIMHGVKKINTQVARDSVMSQDIQSIKKLLVA; encoded by the coding sequence ATGGAAAATAAGTTACAAGCAGTTTGGGGATCTGTTTTAGGAGAGCTAGAGATAGTATTGTCTCAGGCTAACTTTCAAACTTGGTTGAAAGGAACTGAGTTGGCAGATATAGATAACAGTAAGGCGGTTGTTTATGTGCCTAATATATTCACTCGTCAATGGATCCAAGACAAGTATCATAATCAGATAATAGAGGCTATCCATAAGGTTGAGCCAGGTATAACTACCGTGGAATACACCACTAAGAAAGTAGCTAGCGTGATACCACCAAGCAGGGATGTGAATATGGTTAAATTACCCACTAAAAAGCCTAGTACCCCTAGATACCACAGCCCTTCGCAATCAACTATCGAATCTTATGGAGAATTCAGGCCGAACCAAAAATATAAGTTTAATAATTTCATAACAGGCTCTAGCAATAAACTAGCCTTCTCGGCTGCCCAATTGGTTAGTGAGAAACCAGGAGAAATGTATAATCCATTATTTTTGTACGGTCCAGCAGGTGTTGGTAAGACCCACCTACTCTGGGCGATAAGTAATGAAATATACGAGCGCCAGCCTGATTGTAAGATCCTGTATTGCACTAGTGAGGACTTTATTAATACTTTTTTAACGGCTATTCGTCGTGGCGAGAAGTTCACAGACAAATACCGGCGTGTTGATGTACTATTGATCGACGACATGCAATTTATAGCTGGTAAGGAAAAAACTCAGGAGGAATTCTTCCACACCTTCAATGCCCTCCATCAGTATAATAAGCAGATAGTCCTTTGTAGCGACAGACCCCCGAAAGATATACCTACCCTAGAAGAGCGCCTTAGATCTAGGTTTGAATGGGGCATGGTGGCGGATATCCAGCCGCCTGATTTTGAAACCCGCGTTGCGATACTTATGAACAAAGCTAACTCGCACGAAATAGAGCTTAATATGCAGGTAGCCGAATTTATAGCCACGCACATAGATAATAATATACGCGAATTGGAAGGAGCCCTAACAAAAGTTATTGCCCATTCTAGATTGCACGGTGAAGTTATTGATCTCGCTAGTGCCCAAGATGTTTTGGGTATGTATTTATCCAAAACCCAGGTTAAGGTCAATGCCAAGGTAGTATTACAAAAAACGGCCGACTACTATGAAATTAGCTACAACGATATCGTGGGCATTAAAAGATCCCGAGAAATAGTCGTGCCTCGCCAGATAGCGATGTTTATTATGCGCGAGGAGCTCGGTATGAGCTTTCCGAGGATTGCAAAGAGCTTAGGAGGGAAAGATCACACCACTATAATGCACGGGGTTAAAAAAATTAACACTCAGGTGGCGAGGGATAGTGTGATGAGCCAAGATATTCAATCAATAAAGAAATTGTTGGTAGCTTAG
- the rpmH gene encoding 50S ribosomal protein L34, whose protein sequence is MKRTYQPKKRHRKRVHGFMKRMASTAGRAILKRRKLKGRARISA, encoded by the coding sequence ATGAAGCGAACATACCAACCAAAGAAACGCCACAGAAAACGCGTACATGGCTTTATGAAGCGCATGGCTAGTACTGCCGGGCGAGCCATTCTAAAAAGACGCAAACTAAAGGGCCGAGCGCGGATATCTGCTTAG
- the rnpA gene encoding ribonuclease P protein component, whose protein sequence is MLKRSFRLRKNSDFQRLYKTGRRFSTPNLALYYLPSNLEYSQVGFVVSKKVSKSAVVRNNLRRRASAIIEQQYHRIYQPFKMIILIRKNYTGLTPEDLNSELSKLVSKVVK, encoded by the coding sequence ATGCTGAAGCGGTCTTTTCGACTCCGCAAAAATAGCGATTTTCAGAGACTCTATAAGACGGGTCGTAGGTTCTCAACACCAAACCTAGCCCTATACTACCTTCCTTCGAATTTAGAATATTCGCAGGTGGGCTTTGTTGTATCCAAAAAAGTATCTAAGAGTGCAGTGGTTCGCAATAACCTTAGACGAAGGGCCAGTGCTATTATCGAGCAACAATACCATAGAATATACCAGCCTTTTAAAATGATAATATTAATTCGTAAAAACTACACAGGGCTGACGCCTGAAGATCTTAATTCTGAGCTATCAAAACTAGTAAGCAAGGTTGTTAAATGA
- the yidD gene encoding membrane protein insertion efficiency factor YidD: protein MKKLLIKSIELYQKTLSPDHGPRKVNYPYGYCRHYPTCSEYSRLAISQHGAIKGVGISIFRIVQCNPLAKPKVDFRFIKEEK from the coding sequence ATGAAAAAACTATTAATAAAATCCATAGAACTATACCAAAAAACTCTATCCCCAGATCACGGACCCAGAAAAGTTAATTATCCCTATGGATATTGTAGGCACTATCCTACCTGTAGTGAGTATTCCAGGCTAGCCATAAGCCAACACGGTGCTATTAAAGGAGTTGGAATAAGTATCTTTCGTATAGTACAATGTAATCCGTTGGCAAAGCCAAAAGTAGATTTTAGATTTATAAAAGAGGAGAAATAA